In one Paraburkholderia megapolitana genomic region, the following are encoded:
- a CDS encoding DeoR/GlpR family DNA-binding transcription regulator: MLKSERLRALADALARQNVMRLRDAATLLGVSEMTVRRDIAASPGHFTYLGGYIVSATDVPNTAGYSLEQEKDHFAQAKADASAYAAKLIGDNETLFIDCGTTLATLARLIPAERHVTVVCYSLNVAEILRRKPNVRMILLGGVYVPSSDSFAGDESLETLRRMGINKAFISAGGVDVERGVTCWNFHEVALKQAAMASAVERHLVVDTSKFGLLKAVRFSQIDDFDSIITEKGQEIRKRK; encoded by the coding sequence ATGCTGAAATCCGAACGCCTGCGGGCGCTGGCCGACGCACTGGCGAGACAGAACGTGATGCGTCTGCGCGATGCCGCCACCTTGCTTGGGGTATCGGAAATGACTGTGCGCCGCGATATTGCGGCGAGCCCTGGGCATTTCACGTATCTGGGCGGGTATATCGTCAGCGCGACCGATGTGCCGAACACGGCCGGTTATTCGCTGGAGCAGGAGAAGGATCATTTCGCGCAGGCGAAGGCGGATGCGTCGGCGTATGCGGCGAAACTGATTGGCGATAACGAGACGTTGTTTATCGATTGCGGTACGACGTTGGCGACGCTGGCGCGCTTGATTCCTGCGGAGCGGCACGTGACGGTGGTGTGTTACTCGCTGAACGTGGCGGAGATTTTGCGGCGCAAGCCGAATGTGCGAATGATCTTGCTGGGCGGGGTGTATGTGCCGTCGTCGGATTCGTTTGCGGGCGATGAGAGTCTCGAGACGTTACGACGCATGGGGATCAACAAGGCGTTCATCTCTGCGGGCGGGGTCGATGTGGAGCGCGGTGTGACGTGCTGGAATTTTCATGAGGTGGCGTTGAAGCAGGCGGCGATGGCGAGCGCGGTGGAGCGGCATCTCGTGGTGGATACGAGCAAGTTTGGTTTGTTGAAGGCGGTGAGGTTTTCGCAGATCGACGATTTCGATTCGATCATTACGGAGAAGGGGCAGGAGATTCGAAAACGGAAGTGA
- a CDS encoding (2Fe-2S)-binding protein: MNDARVQVTIDGRVVAVPAGTSVAAALAIEGVRGTRTSVSGQPRAAVCGMGVCQECRVTIDGRAHVLGCQTLCRDGLVVETTGGVAR, from the coding sequence ATGAATGACGCACGGGTGCAGGTGACGATCGACGGCCGCGTGGTTGCTGTGCCTGCGGGTACGAGCGTTGCGGCCGCTCTTGCAATCGAAGGTGTTCGCGGCACGCGTACGTCGGTGAGCGGTCAGCCGAGAGCCGCCGTGTGCGGGATGGGTGTGTGCCAGGAATGTCGCGTAACGATCGACGGCCGTGCGCACGTGCTGGGCTGTCAGACTCTGTGCCGCGATGGGCTGGTAGTCGAAACGACGGGCGGTGTCGCGCGATGA
- a CDS encoding porin yields the protein MLFAAGATLVASPAFAQSSVTLYGIADNSIAYANNQKGHSDWYLRQGNLYASKFGLRGNEDLGGGTSAIFDLQAGYDLNSGAASSSGLLFNRQAFVGLQNQTYGTFTMGRQYTPYFLLVGPLASSNWLTGATGAHPGDIDGLDTTIRINNALVYTSPTWYGLQASAMYALGGIAGSTGKGQTLSGALHYSNGPVGLAAGYLRIDNAGSTTGFDPASTGSFGTSTLNQGYISARAIQHIAVAGDYTIGSLMLGLTYTNVEYMAGGRSIFADTAVFNTYGALGVYRFTPAFDIAGAFSYTLASKANGISSAARYQQYSLKQSYHLSKRTTLYALEAWQHATGQTLGAQGAGDIVNAAPVVGDSQNSTPSSTSSQFVGMLGIAVAF from the coding sequence ATGCTGTTCGCAGCCGGCGCCACGCTCGTGGCCAGTCCGGCATTCGCACAAAGCAGCGTGACGCTGTACGGCATCGCCGATAACTCCATCGCGTACGCCAATAACCAGAAAGGCCATTCGGACTGGTATCTGCGCCAGGGCAACCTGTATGCATCGAAGTTCGGTCTGCGCGGCAACGAGGATCTGGGCGGTGGCACGAGCGCAATCTTCGATCTGCAGGCGGGCTACGATCTGAACTCGGGCGCGGCGTCGTCGAGCGGCTTGCTGTTCAACCGCCAGGCGTTCGTCGGTCTGCAAAACCAGACTTACGGCACGTTCACGATGGGCCGCCAGTACACGCCGTATTTCCTGCTGGTCGGCCCGCTCGCCTCGAGCAACTGGCTGACGGGTGCGACCGGTGCGCATCCCGGCGATATCGACGGGCTCGACACGACGATCCGCATCAACAATGCGCTGGTCTACACATCACCGACCTGGTACGGACTGCAGGCAAGCGCGATGTACGCGCTGGGCGGCATCGCGGGCAGCACCGGCAAAGGTCAGACCCTGAGCGGCGCGCTGCACTATTCGAACGGGCCGGTCGGGCTCGCCGCCGGTTACCTGCGCATCGATAATGCCGGCTCGACGACCGGCTTCGATCCGGCATCGACGGGGAGCTTCGGTACGTCGACGCTGAACCAGGGCTATATCTCGGCGCGCGCGATCCAGCACATCGCCGTAGCCGGCGACTACACGATCGGAAGTCTGATGCTCGGCCTCACGTACACGAATGTCGAGTACATGGCGGGCGGTCGCTCGATCTTCGCCGACACCGCCGTCTTCAACACCTACGGCGCGCTCGGCGTGTACCGCTTCACGCCTGCATTCGATATCGCCGGTGCTTTCTCGTACACGCTGGCCTCGAAGGCGAATGGCATCTCGAGCGCGGCACGCTACCAGCAGTACTCGCTAAAGCAGTCTTACCACCTGTCGAAGCGCACGACGCTGTATGCGCTCGAAGCGTGGCAGCACGCGACCGGGCAAACGCTCGGCGCGCAAGGCGCGGGCGATATCGTCAATGCCGCGCCGGTGGTTGGCGACTCGCAGAACTCAACACCGTCGTCGACGAGTTCGCAGTTCGTCGGCATGCTCGGTATCGCGGTCGCTTTCTAG
- a CDS encoding DoxX family protein: MTRPVDSGVIFIARLALAVLFLWGGVTKLLGYAGFVSYMQSKGVPVVQIAAPIAVAVETLGGLFLVLGFKIRPLGFILAVYTIATAVLGHDFWNITDPVMQHDMLIHFLKNVGIAGGFLLLCTTGAGRISIDGARAPRSGLGR; this comes from the coding sequence ATGACGCGTCCCGTCGATTCCGGCGTAATCTTCATTGCACGCCTTGCTCTCGCTGTGTTGTTCCTGTGGGGCGGCGTGACGAAACTGCTCGGATACGCGGGCTTTGTCAGCTACATGCAATCGAAGGGCGTGCCGGTCGTGCAGATCGCTGCGCCGATCGCCGTCGCGGTCGAAACGCTCGGTGGTCTGTTTCTCGTGCTCGGCTTCAAGATCCGTCCGCTCGGCTTCATCCTGGCCGTCTATACGATCGCGACCGCGGTCCTCGGGCACGACTTCTGGAATATCACCGACCCCGTCATGCAGCACGACATGCTGATCCATTTCCTGAAGAACGTAGGCATCGCCGGCGGCTTTCTGTTGCTCTGCACGACAGGGGCGGGACGTATCAGCATCGACGGTGCGCGCGCACCGCGTAGCGGTCTCGGCAGGTAA
- a CDS encoding dihydrodipicolinate synthase family protein, which produces MAHIWEGVWPAVTTKFNADFSIDRAWTGKNIDAQIEAGVDGIIVCGSLGEASTLSLDEKLEVLDIAVEASHGRVPVLLTIAENSTLDGCRQAEAGAKHGASGYMVLPGLRYLSDRRETLHHFRSVASASALPLMIYNNPLAYGVDMTPEMFAEIADEKKIVAIKESCGDVRRVTDLINAVGDRFAILCGVDNLAMEALLMGAHGWVAGLVCAFPHETVAIYKLLKAGRLEEARAIYRWFAPLLALDVSAKLVQNIKLAETIVGLGTEPVRPPRLPLVGDERKAVEALIRHAIEARPALPSL; this is translated from the coding sequence GTGGCGCATATCTGGGAAGGCGTATGGCCTGCGGTCACCACCAAGTTCAACGCGGATTTCAGCATAGACCGTGCGTGGACCGGGAAGAACATCGACGCGCAGATCGAGGCGGGGGTCGACGGCATCATCGTGTGCGGTTCGTTGGGAGAGGCATCGACGCTTTCTCTCGACGAGAAGCTTGAGGTGCTCGATATCGCGGTGGAAGCATCGCATGGTCGCGTGCCGGTGCTGCTGACGATTGCCGAAAACAGCACACTCGATGGCTGCCGCCAGGCCGAAGCCGGTGCAAAGCACGGCGCGAGCGGCTACATGGTCTTGCCGGGCCTGCGCTATCTGTCGGACCGGCGCGAGACGCTGCATCACTTCCGCTCGGTGGCAAGCGCGAGCGCGCTGCCGCTGATGATCTACAACAACCCGCTCGCGTACGGCGTCGACATGACGCCCGAGATGTTCGCCGAGATCGCCGATGAAAAGAAAATCGTCGCGATCAAGGAATCGTGCGGCGACGTGCGCCGCGTGACCGACCTGATCAACGCAGTCGGCGACCGTTTCGCGATTCTGTGCGGCGTCGACAACCTCGCAATGGAAGCCCTGCTGATGGGCGCACATGGCTGGGTGGCCGGTCTCGTCTGCGCGTTTCCGCACGAGACTGTGGCGATCTACAAGCTGCTGAAAGCGGGCCGCCTCGAAGAAGCGCGCGCGATCTACCGCTGGTTCGCGCCGCTGCTCGCACTCGATGTCTCCGCAAAGCTCGTGCAGAACATCAAGCTCGCGGAAACGATCGTCGGTCTTGGCACCGAGCCTGTGCGTCCGCCGCGTCTGCCGCTCGTCGGCGACGAACGCAAGGCTGTCGAAGCGCTGATCCGCCACGCGATCGAAGCGCGCCCAGCCCTTCCGTCGCTGTAA
- a CDS encoding AraC family transcriptional regulator: MPVPPTDSPTSLDSLLPLYPADATLSGMLAHFTLLEPIFDAMPDVVFFVKDAHARYALVNRTLASRCGQKDKQALLGKTAEDVFPRRFGRIYTAQDKAVIDVGNQMVDQLELHLYAGRQPGWCLTCKQPLRDAAGRVVGLAGISRDLRADEGSHPAYSRLAAVVQYIQDNYVQPLNLKQLAAMADMSVAQLERYFHKVFHLTPRQVLLKTRLDAATALLMSHDKVTDVAALCGYTDHSAFTRQFKATVGVTPSEYRTLLHGHVRG, translated from the coding sequence ATGCCGGTTCCCCCGACCGATTCGCCGACATCGCTCGATTCGCTGCTGCCACTCTATCCGGCAGACGCAACGCTAAGCGGTATGCTCGCGCACTTCACGCTGCTCGAACCGATCTTCGATGCGATGCCCGACGTCGTGTTCTTCGTGAAGGACGCGCACGCGCGCTATGCGCTCGTGAACCGCACGCTCGCGTCGCGCTGCGGCCAGAAGGACAAGCAGGCATTGCTCGGCAAGACCGCCGAAGATGTCTTTCCGCGCCGCTTCGGCCGCATCTATACCGCGCAGGACAAGGCAGTGATCGACGTAGGCAACCAGATGGTCGATCAGCTGGAGCTGCATCTCTACGCGGGCCGCCAGCCCGGTTGGTGCCTGACCTGCAAGCAGCCGCTGCGCGATGCGGCTGGTCGCGTAGTCGGTCTTGCCGGTATTTCGCGCGATTTGCGAGCCGACGAAGGCAGCCATCCCGCGTATAGCCGTCTTGCCGCGGTGGTCCAGTACATCCAGGACAACTACGTGCAGCCGCTGAATCTGAAACAACTGGCGGCGATGGCGGACATGTCGGTGGCGCAGCTCGAACGCTACTTCCACAAGGTGTTTCACCTGACGCCGCGCCAGGTGCTGTTGAAGACGCGACTCGACGCGGCCACCGCGCTGCTGATGTCGCATGACAAGGTCACCGACGTCGCCGCGCTGTGCGGCTACACCGATCACAGCGCATTCACGCGGCAGTTCAAGGCGACCGTCGGCGTCACACCGAGCGAGTACCGTACGCTGCTGCATGGCCACGTGCGCGGCTGA
- a CDS encoding MFS transporter, with protein MNTTSTPASPHVPFTPALARILATVSVAFVVTQLDVTIVNIALARIGTDLQANVAGLQWIVDAYTLSFAVLMLSAGVLGDRLGARRTFAAGIALFALASLACGLATNATTLVAARALQGIGAAAMLPNSLALLNQACRHDPKLRARAVGLWTAAGAVSIAAGPVIGGLLIAAFGWRSIFLVNLPLCVAGFIATFAWVPGPARSTAASSNATQSPRGLDLPGQCLAVVTLTAFTAAVIEWRPLGLTHPLVAGGFVLALVAGSLFIAVERRVRAPMMPLPLFGNRTFSASVLFGICVNLTYYGVVFVLSLYLQRVRGDTPLQAGLAFLPLTGGFLISNVASGWVVARYGVRVPMIVGALTAALGYGLLHFVNADTSLVGLLVPFLLIPSGMGLAVPAMTTAVLASVEPQRAGTASAILNTARQAGGAVGVATFGALASGAGVAHIVFGVQAATAVSAGLLLIGAVLGCLVHPEPHARHATKTDARTAT; from the coding sequence ATGAACACGACCTCCACCCCCGCCTCTCCTCACGTCCCGTTCACGCCTGCGCTCGCGCGCATCCTTGCGACGGTCAGCGTGGCCTTCGTTGTCACGCAGCTCGACGTGACTATCGTCAACATTGCGCTTGCGCGGATCGGCACGGATCTGCAGGCGAACGTCGCCGGTCTGCAATGGATCGTCGACGCGTACACGCTGTCGTTTGCGGTACTGATGCTGTCAGCCGGTGTGCTCGGCGACCGGCTCGGCGCGCGTCGCACCTTCGCGGCCGGTATTGCGCTGTTCGCGCTCGCGTCGCTCGCCTGTGGACTCGCGACGAACGCCACGACGCTCGTGGCCGCGCGTGCGCTGCAAGGCATCGGCGCCGCGGCGATGCTGCCGAACTCACTAGCACTGCTCAATCAGGCGTGTCGGCACGATCCGAAACTGCGTGCCCGTGCGGTCGGTTTGTGGACTGCCGCTGGTGCAGTATCCATTGCAGCGGGCCCGGTGATCGGCGGGCTGCTAATCGCGGCATTCGGCTGGCGCAGCATCTTTCTTGTCAATCTACCGCTCTGCGTGGCCGGCTTCATCGCGACCTTTGCGTGGGTGCCAGGTCCAGCGCGTTCGACCGCTGCGTCCAGCAATGCGACGCAGTCACCGCGCGGTCTCGACCTTCCCGGCCAGTGCCTCGCAGTCGTCACGCTGACCGCGTTCACGGCTGCGGTCATCGAATGGCGGCCGCTTGGCCTCACGCATCCTCTCGTGGCGGGTGGTTTCGTGCTCGCGCTGGTGGCCGGCAGTCTCTTCATCGCAGTCGAACGCCGGGTGCGCGCCCCGATGATGCCGCTACCGCTGTTCGGCAACCGCACCTTCAGCGCTTCGGTGCTATTCGGTATCTGCGTGAACCTGACCTACTACGGCGTCGTGTTCGTACTGAGCCTGTATCTGCAACGCGTACGTGGTGACACGCCGTTGCAGGCCGGTCTCGCGTTCCTGCCGCTCACCGGCGGGTTTCTGATCTCGAACGTCGCGAGCGGCTGGGTTGTCGCGCGATATGGCGTGCGTGTGCCGATGATTGTCGGTGCGTTGACCGCGGCGCTCGGCTATGGGCTGCTGCATTTCGTGAATGCCGATACGTCGCTGGTCGGGCTACTGGTGCCGTTCCTGTTGATCCCTTCGGGTATGGGCCTCGCGGTCCCCGCGATGACCACCGCTGTGCTCGCGAGCGTCGAACCGCAGCGTGCCGGCACCGCGTCCGCCATTCTTAATACCGCGCGCCAGGCCGGCGGCGCGGTTGGCGTCGCGACCTTCGGCGCACTCGCAAGCGGGGCAGGTGTCGCGCATATTGTGTTTGGGGTGCAGGCTGCGACCGCAGTCTCGGCGGGATTGCTGCTGATCGGCGCAGTGCTCGGGTGCCTGGTGCATCCCGAGCCGCATGCACGACACGCGACGAAGACGGATGCGCGCACTGCGACGTAG
- a CDS encoding FAD-dependent oxidoreductase, with protein sequence MNEHYDVVIVGAGPAGLSAARTAARSGARVAVLDDNPRVGGQVWRQGPAHPPQAALRERLAALADDASQITVWPSTRIVAPLDARGLLVESAERGGATIAYDRLILATGARERLLPFAGWTLPGVTGAGGLQALIKGGMPVRGERIVIAGSGPLLLAAFATARDAGAQVLAVVEQAPRAALMRFGASLAVTPSKLWQAFKLTHGFVGSRYWSGSVVRAARGAERVEAVEIRRADGRAVTLACDRVACGYGLTPNVELARALGCAMRADGSIAVDDAQRTSVDGVYAAGECTGVGGVELACVEGEIAGWAVGGGAGNTSEAAHLRAQRARWQRFAARLHTAFALGEAALAMPPDNTLLCRCEDVTCGEVRAQPDWRAARLHTRCGMGACQGRVCGTAAQTLFGWDVAQWRPPLGATRIETLMAADRVGAHTAA encoded by the coding sequence ATGAATGAGCACTACGACGTCGTTATTGTCGGCGCAGGGCCGGCTGGACTCAGCGCGGCGCGTACGGCTGCGCGCTCGGGCGCGCGCGTCGCGGTGCTCGACGACAATCCGCGCGTGGGCGGGCAGGTGTGGCGTCAGGGGCCGGCTCATCCGCCGCAGGCCGCGTTGCGCGAGCGGCTCGCCGCGCTCGCCGACGACGCATCGCAGATAACCGTATGGCCCTCGACCCGTATCGTTGCGCCGCTCGACGCGCGCGGTCTGCTGGTGGAATCGGCGGAGCGGGGCGGTGCCACGATTGCCTACGACCGCCTGATTCTCGCGACCGGTGCGCGCGAACGGTTGTTGCCGTTTGCCGGCTGGACGCTGCCCGGCGTGACCGGCGCAGGCGGCTTGCAGGCGCTCATCAAAGGCGGCATGCCGGTGCGCGGCGAGCGCATCGTGATAGCCGGCAGCGGGCCACTGCTGCTCGCCGCATTCGCGACCGCGCGCGATGCGGGCGCACAGGTACTGGCTGTCGTCGAGCAGGCGCCGCGAGCTGCGCTCATGCGCTTCGGCGCTTCGCTTGCAGTGACACCGTCGAAGCTGTGGCAGGCATTCAAGTTGACGCACGGCTTCGTGGGTTCTCGCTATTGGAGCGGCAGCGTGGTGCGCGCAGCGCGCGGTGCGGAACGTGTCGAAGCGGTCGAGATCCGTCGCGCCGACGGCCGCGCGGTGACGCTTGCATGCGATCGCGTGGCGTGCGGTTACGGGCTCACACCGAACGTCGAGCTTGCGAGGGCGCTCGGTTGTGCGATGCGTGCAGATGGCAGCATCGCCGTTGACGATGCACAACGAACATCCGTCGACGGCGTGTATGCGGCCGGAGAATGCACCGGCGTCGGCGGCGTGGAGCTGGCGTGCGTCGAAGGGGAGATTGCGGGTTGGGCGGTGGGTGGCGGTGCGGGCAATACATCCGAAGCGGCGCATCTACGCGCGCAGCGTGCACGCTGGCAGCGCTTCGCTGCAAGGCTGCACACGGCGTTCGCACTGGGCGAAGCAGCACTAGCGATGCCACCCGACAACACACTGCTGTGCCGCTGCGAAGACGTGACCTGCGGGGAGGTTCGCGCGCAGCCGGACTGGCGTGCGGCGCGCCTGCACACGCGCTGCGGGATGGGTGCGTGCCAGGGGCGGGTTTGCGGAACGGCTGCGCAGACACTGTTCGGTTGGGACGTGGCGCAGTGGCGTCCGCCGCTCGGCGCGACGCGGATCGAGACGCTGATGGCTGCGGATCGGGTGGGGGCACACACCGCTGCATGA
- a CDS encoding 4-hydroxyproline epimerase, which produces MKTLNIIDSHTGGEPTRLVTSGGPDLGSGTLAERLERFRSHFDAWRAGIVTEPRGSDVMVGALLCEPNDPECAAGVIFFNNVGYLGMCGHGTIGLVVSLAHMGRIGPGRHRIETPVGVVEATLNDDGSVALRNVPASRFRKDVSVDVPGYGSFTGDIGWGGNWFFLVADHGRALVPSNIAELTAFSDAMRDALIAQGITGADGALIDHIELFGPGSRDGIDSRSFVLCPGSAYDRSPCGTGTSAKVACLAADGKLAEGAVWRQESIIGSVFDASYRHSGDGRTVVPTITGRAYIMAEGRLCFDEHDPFAWGVHTA; this is translated from the coding sequence ATGAAAACCCTGAACATCATCGACTCCCATACCGGCGGCGAGCCGACCCGCCTCGTCACCTCGGGCGGCCCGGATCTCGGCAGTGGCACGCTCGCTGAACGACTCGAGCGGTTTCGCTCGCACTTCGACGCGTGGCGCGCAGGCATCGTCACCGAACCGCGCGGCTCGGACGTGATGGTCGGCGCGTTGCTGTGCGAACCGAACGACCCGGAATGCGCGGCAGGTGTGATCTTTTTCAACAACGTCGGCTATCTCGGCATGTGCGGACACGGCACGATCGGACTTGTCGTGTCGCTTGCGCATATGGGCCGCATCGGACCGGGACGGCATCGCATCGAAACGCCGGTCGGCGTCGTCGAAGCGACGCTCAACGACGACGGCAGCGTCGCGCTGCGCAACGTGCCCGCGTCGCGGTTTCGCAAGGACGTGAGCGTCGATGTACCTGGATACGGTAGCTTCACCGGCGATATCGGCTGGGGCGGTAACTGGTTCTTTCTGGTTGCGGATCACGGCCGTGCGCTCGTGCCGTCGAACATCGCCGAGCTGACCGCGTTCAGCGACGCGATGCGCGACGCGCTTATCGCGCAGGGCATCACCGGCGCGGACGGCGCATTGATCGATCACATCGAACTGTTTGGCCCGGGTTCGCGCGACGGTATCGACAGCCGCAGTTTCGTGCTGTGTCCAGGCAGCGCGTACGATCGCTCGCCTTGCGGCACCGGCACGAGCGCAAAGGTCGCGTGTCTCGCGGCGGACGGCAAGCTGGCCGAAGGGGCAGTGTGGCGCCAGGAGAGCATCATCGGCAGTGTGTTCGATGCGAGTTATCGGCACAGTGGCGACGGGCGCACCGTGGTGCCGACTATTACCGGTCGTGCGTACATCATGGCGGAAGGACGTTTATGTTTCGACGAGCACGATCCGTTCGCGTGGGGCGTGCATACCGCATGA
- a CDS encoding branched-chain amino acid ABC transporter substrate-binding protein, whose protein sequence is MKLKVRHFAVASLATVAALGGGIARAASGDIVKIGFAAPLTGPQSNYGIDMQKGAQLAVDDFNATNPTIGGKPVKFVLEAEDDQADPRTGTTVAQRLIDENVRGIIGHFNSGTSIPASDLYDHAGLPQISMATSPQYTARGYKTTYRLLTSDSQAGSIMGTYVVKTLKYRRIAIIDDRTAYGQGIADEFANAVQAAGGTVIKRDFTNDKALDFAAILTNLKGMNPDAIFYGGGDAQSSPMIRKMRQLGIGSAFITGEMSKSPTFLKVGGSAAEGAIVYMGGLPNQRMPGFKGFETRYEARFHENPVTYAPYSYDGTIALLTAMKNANSTDPKIYTPFLQKTDLKGVTSSDIAYDSKGDLKDAPVTIYKVQQGAFLPIDTIGGRS, encoded by the coding sequence GTGAAGCTCAAGGTACGGCATTTCGCGGTCGCATCGCTTGCGACGGTGGCAGCGCTTGGAGGCGGCATTGCTCGTGCAGCGTCGGGGGATATCGTCAAGATCGGCTTCGCTGCGCCGCTCACCGGCCCGCAGTCGAACTACGGCATCGACATGCAAAAAGGCGCGCAACTCGCAGTCGACGATTTCAACGCGACGAATCCGACTATCGGTGGCAAGCCGGTCAAGTTCGTGCTCGAAGCCGAAGACGACCAGGCCGATCCGCGCACCGGTACGACGGTTGCGCAACGACTGATCGACGAGAACGTGCGCGGCATCATCGGCCACTTCAATTCGGGTACCAGCATTCCGGCTTCGGATCTGTACGACCACGCGGGCCTGCCGCAGATTTCGATGGCGACCTCGCCGCAATACACGGCACGCGGCTACAAGACAACGTACCGTCTGCTCACGAGCGATTCGCAGGCGGGCAGCATCATGGGTACGTATGTCGTGAAGACGCTGAAATACCGGCGCATAGCGATCATCGACGACCGCACCGCCTACGGCCAGGGCATCGCCGACGAATTCGCGAACGCCGTGCAGGCCGCGGGCGGCACCGTGATCAAGCGCGACTTCACCAACGACAAGGCACTCGATTTCGCCGCGATCCTGACCAACCTCAAGGGCATGAACCCCGATGCGATCTTCTACGGCGGCGGCGACGCACAATCGTCGCCGATGATCCGCAAGATGCGCCAGCTCGGCATCGGGTCGGCATTCATCACCGGCGAGATGTCGAAGTCACCGACGTTCCTGAAGGTGGGCGGCAGCGCGGCGGAAGGTGCGATCGTCTACATGGGCGGTTTGCCGAACCAGCGGATGCCGGGCTTCAAGGGCTTCGAAACGCGCTATGAAGCGCGCTTCCACGAGAACCCCGTCACCTACGCGCCGTATTCATACGACGGCACGATCGCGCTGCTCACCGCGATGAAAAACGCGAACTCCACCGATCCGAAGATCTACACACCGTTTTTGCAGAAGACCGATTTGAAGGGCGTGACGTCAAGCGACATCGCCTACGATTCGAAGGGCGATCTGAAAGATGCACCGGTGACGATCTATAAAGTGCAGCAAGGCGCGTTCCTGCCGATCGATACGATCGGCGGCAGGAGCTAG
- a CDS encoding NAD(P)/FAD-dependent oxidoreductase: protein MGSHTIADAIVVGAGIVGAACAAELAAYGLRVDVIDAQGIGGGATAAGMGHLVVMNDSPAEFALTRYARVLWLALAPELRARDAFARCGTLWVAADDEEWRAALAMHEAFASQGVAGELLDAAALRACEPALAPGMAGGLRITDDSIVYAPTAAQWLLEASPAAAKIRVRTGAEVVAVDAEGVTLANGEHVRGARVIVANGSGARRLVPSVPLRPKKGHLLITDRYPGLIRHQLLELGYIKSAHHATGTSVAFNAQPRPTGQLLLGSSRQFDTTDPAVEMPVLAQMLRRAARYLPELPTLNGLRAWTGFRAASPDGLPLIGPAGDAAPGVWLAVGHEGLGVTTSLATAKLLAAQILRTDPPIPVAPYLPQRFAPAHDGPEMETLQ, encoded by the coding sequence ATGGGCTCACACACTATTGCAGATGCGATCGTCGTCGGCGCGGGGATTGTTGGCGCAGCATGCGCGGCGGAACTGGCGGCGTACGGGCTGCGGGTCGACGTGATCGATGCGCAAGGGATCGGTGGCGGCGCGACTGCCGCGGGCATGGGGCATCTCGTCGTGATGAACGATTCGCCCGCCGAGTTCGCATTGACCCGCTATGCACGCGTACTGTGGCTCGCGCTCGCACCCGAGTTGCGCGCGCGCGACGCGTTCGCGCGCTGCGGTACGCTGTGGGTCGCCGCCGACGATGAAGAATGGCGCGCGGCCCTCGCGATGCACGAAGCGTTCGCATCGCAGGGTGTAGCCGGCGAGCTGCTCGACGCCGCCGCGTTGCGAGCCTGCGAGCCGGCGCTCGCGCCCGGCATGGCCGGGGGCTTGCGCATTACCGACGACAGCATCGTCTACGCACCGACCGCCGCGCAGTGGCTGCTCGAAGCGTCGCCGGCTGCGGCGAAAATCCGCGTGCGGACCGGTGCCGAAGTCGTAGCCGTCGATGCCGAAGGCGTCACGCTCGCCAACGGCGAGCACGTGCGAGGCGCGCGTGTAATCGTCGCGAACGGCAGTGGCGCGCGGCGGCTCGTGCCGTCGGTGCCGTTGCGACCGAAGAAGGGTCATCTGCTGATCACCGATCGCTACCCGGGGTTGATCCGGCATCAACTGCTCGAGCTCGGCTATATCAAGAGCGCGCATCACGCGACAGGAACGTCCGTTGCGTTCAATGCGCAGCCGCGGCCGACCGGCCAGTTGCTGCTCGGCTCGTCGCGCCAGTTCGATACAACCGATCCTGCAGTCGAGATGCCGGTGCTTGCACAGATGCTGCGGCGCGCGGCGCGCTATCTGCCCGAGTTGCCGACGCTCAACGGGCTGCGTGCGTGGACCGGGTTTCGGGCCGCTTCGCCGGACGGCTTACCGTTGATCGGCCCAGCCGGCGATGCCGCGCCTGGTGTGTGGCTCGCCGTGGGCCATGAGGGGCTCGGTGTCACGACATCGCTTGCTACTGCGAAGCTGCTCGCCGCACAGATCCTGCGCACCGATCCGCCGATTCCCGTCGCTCCATATTTACCGCAGCGCTTTGCGCCCGCGCATGACGGACCGGAGATGGAGACGCTGCAATGA